From one Triticum urartu cultivar G1812 chromosome 3, Tu2.1, whole genome shotgun sequence genomic stretch:
- the LOC125544776 gene encoding basic leucine zipper 6-like, which produces MAQLPPKIPTGAHHWPGAGVEHHGHAPAAVWADEFAEFAAARRGAHRRSLSDSVAFVEMAPGGCGGAGDFDRLDDDQLMSMFPDEGGSTAPGSENGTSDSDGDKHGKDRYDDGHNDDANPEEPGPGHATPTSSTETIRDPKRVKRILANRQSAQRSRVRKLQYISELERCVTTLQNEVSVLSPRVAFLDQQRTILTVGNSHLKQRIAALAQDKLFKDAHQEALKEEIERLRQVYQQQNLRMSSGAGAASDHGGPPPVRAEKELMS; this is translated from the exons ATGGCGCAGCTCCCGCCCAAGATCCCGACCGGGGCGCACCACTGGCCCGGCGCCGGCGTGGAGCACCACGGCCACGCGCCCGCCGCGGTGTGGGCGGACGAGTTCGCCGAGTTCGCGGCGGCGCGCCGGGGCGCGCACCGCAGGTCGCTCAGCGACTCGGTGGCCTTCGTGGAGATGGCGCCGGGGGGCTGCGGCGGGGCCGGCGACTTCGACAGGCTCGACGACGACCAGCTCATGTCCATGTTCCCCGACGAGGGCGGGTCCACGGCCCCGGGGTCCGAGAACGGCACCAGCGACAGCGACGGCGACAAGCATGGCAAGGACCGGTACGACGACGGGCACAACGACGATGCTAACCCGGAGGAGCCGGGGCCGGGGCATGCCACGCCGACCTCGTCCACGGAGACGATCCGCGACCCCAAGAGGGTCAAGAG GATACTGGCTAATCGTCAGTCGGCTCAGAGATCTCGGGTGAGGAAGCTGCAGTACATCTCCGAGCTCGAGCGGTGCGTCACAACGCTGCAG AACGAGGTGTCCGTGCTGTCTCCCCGGGTGGCGTTTCTGGATCAGCAGCGGACGATCCTCACCGTCGGCAACAGCCACCTCAAGCAGCGGATCGCAGCTCTGGCGCAGGACAAGCTTTTCAAGGACG CTCATCAAGAGGCGCTGAAGGAGGAGATCGAGAGGCTGCGGCAGGTGTACCAGCAGCAGAACCTCAGGATGTCGTCCGGTGCGGGCGCGGCCTCCGACCACGGCGGGCCGCCCCCGGTGCGCGCGGAGAAGGAGCTCATGAGCTGA
- the LOC125548622 gene encoding uncharacterized protein LOC125548622, with product MECIVELQQEREHCVTEVPEVDGAELLLELLDASLAAEEEEEAAALGGKHHQLGFPAEDVGEGWVDDGLQELNSIHPHQEAGCEDCGLDGIVVSGFDGCGCSPGPYVLDDVGNAVGYWAEEMEGAGFGFFNGDCVGEWYSDGMAVEWDEGRSYCSFYPSYGAEASAEQPYISPLWE from the coding sequence ATGGAGTGCATCGTGGAGCTGCAGCAGGAGCGGGAGCACTGCGTCACGGAGGTACCGGAGGTCGATGGCGCCGAGCTGCTCCTCGAGCTCCTGGACGCGTCGCTCGccgccgaggaggaggaggaggcggcggcacTCGGCGGCAAGCACCACCAGCTCGGCTTCCCGGCCGAGGACGTCGGCGAAGGCTGGGTCGACGACGGCCTACAGGAGCTGAACTCGATCCACCCGCACCAGGAAGCGGGCTGCGAGGACTGCGGCCTCGACGGCATCGTAGTGTCCGGCTTCGACGGCTGCGGGTGCTCGCCGGGGCCGTACGTCCTGGACGACGTCGGCAACGCCGTGGGGTACTGGGCGGAGGAGATGGAGGGCGCCGgctttggcttcttcaacggcgACTGCGTGGGGGAGTGGTACTCGGACGGCATGGCCGTGGAGTGGGACGAAGGGAGAAGCTACTGCTCCTTCTACCCATCCTACGGCGCCGAGGCGTCCGCGGAGCAACCGTACATCAGTCCATTGTGGGAGTGA